The segment GGCGCGCGGCTGGCTGGAGGAAACACACGCGCTGATGGAGCGTCACTTCTGGTCAGAGACAGAGGGCTTGTATGCCGACGAGGCCAGTGCCGATTGGCAGACAGTCTCCGACTACCGTGGCCAGAATGCCAACATGCATGCCTGTGAAGCCATGCTGGCCGCCTTCGAGGCTACCGGTGACGAGCACTACCTGAACCGGGCCATGCAGTTGGCCAGCAATATCTGTCAGCGCCAAGCGGCTCATGCAGATGGCTTGATCTGGGAGCACTATGATCGCGATTGGAACATCGACTGGGACTATAACCGTGAGGACCCCAAGCACCTCTATCGTCCCTGGGGCTTCCAGCCGGGCCACCTGACTGAATGGGCCAAGCTGCTGCTGATGCTCAAGCGTCATCGCAATGACGACTGGCTGGTGCCGACCGCACAGCGCCTGTTCGATACCGCGATGGGTCTCGCCTGGGATAGCGAACGCGGCGGCCTCTATTACGGCTTTGCGCCGGACGGCACCATCTGTGATGACGACAAGTACTTCTGGGTTCAGGCCGAAAGCCTGGTAGCCGCGGCACTGTTGTATGAGGCCACCGGCGATGACAGTTATGTCACATGGTATAACCGTCTATGGCAATACGCCTGGGCACATCTGATCGACCATCGACACGGCGGCTGGTATCGGATACTGGATGCTGACAATCAGCGCTTTGATGACCTCAAGAGCTCTCCGGGTGCGAAGTGCGATTACCACAGTCTCGGTGCCTGCCATGAGGTGTTGCGCTGCCAGCGCATCCTGAAGCCCTGACGGACCTGGCCGCTCTTAACACATGCATTACCCAAAAGCCCCACCGCCTTCAGTAAAGACAGTGGGGCTTTTCATGCCAATGGCTCATTCTTCGCTGGTCTAGTCTTCTTCTAGCATGAGCCGTCCATGCCAGTCACTGATACTTTCCTCGGGATATTGCGCAAAGCACTGATCATTCTCATGTATGTCAGGCGTGACCCAATCAGCCTTACTGTCGAGCATGATATGCACGTGCTCTGGTGCACGCGGTAACGGCGTATCAATGGCGCTGGCATAAAGGTGCACTAGCACTGGCCAGCGACTATCGAAGACCCAGAGTGAAGTCCCGCATTCACGGCAGAAATGTCGCTCTCCTATCGCCGGCTGCCCCTCGATCAGGGGGTGATATATCCCCTTGTGCTCATCACCCTCCACCTGAAGGCTTTCCGCCTCACCGCTGATATTGATGGCGTAACCGCCGCCGCCATTCAACTTTCGACAGATGGAGCAATAACAGCGCTGATAGGGATACTGATGAGGTGATTCAAAACTAAAACTCACTGCACGACAGTGGCACGCGCCTTCCAGAAACATATCGCCTCCCGGCATTGGTCATCATCTAGTGCCATCAGTCGCCTGAGCTCATTTTTAGAACACCATCCCTGTTTCTTTAGTGCGCCGCTCCTGACAATACTGAATTGCCGCCGTCGGCACGAGCAGGATGCGCGCGTCAGCTGGTGAACAAGAACATACAATAACAACCGGAGTCTCTCATGCCCCTTAACCAACTATTGGACTGGCGGCTGCACCTGCTGGTCGTGGTGCTCTCTCTCGGAGCCGAGTTCATCGGTATCCTCAAGTTCCCTATTGGCCCTGGCACTCTGTTGCTGCTGCCATTGTTCTACGCCTTCATCGCGGCAGTACTGTGTAATCCGCATCTGTTCAGTGGCACCAAGCGCTTCATTCCACCGGTGGTGAGCATGGCGGCAGGTCCGGTTATCCTGCTGTCGATCATGCCCTTCATCGCACGCTTTGGCTCGACCATCGGGCCGGCTATTGAACAGCTGATATCTGCAGGCCCCGCACTGATACTGCAGGAGCTGGGCAACCTTGGCACCATGTTGATCGCGATGCCTTTCGCGGTCATCGTGCTAAAGATGGGCCGTGAGGCCATCGGTGCCACCTACTCCATCGCGCGTGAACCAAACATCGCGATCATCTCCGACAAATATGGCCTCAAGGGACCGGAAGGTGTCGGCGTGATGGGGGTCTATGTTGTCGGTACCATGTTCGGCACGCTGTGGTTTGCGCTGATGGCGGGATACCTGACCTCGTTGGATATCTTTGATCCTCGCGCACTGGCCATGGCCTGCGGCGTTGGGAGTGGCAGCATGGTCGCGGCCTGTTCCGGCGCGATTGCCGGCGCCTTGCCGGAGATGGGTGAAGAGCTGCTGGCCTTTGCCGGTGCCAGTAACCTGCTGACCTATGCGACAGGCCTTTATGTATCGCTGTTCATTGCATTGCCTGTTGCCGAGCGTCTGTTCAAATTCTTCAGTGCCAAGCGCGGTATCGCGCCAGATGCATTGGCCGAAGAAGACGCCAAGGTGGCCAAGGACGCGATGGTGGACGAGCGCCCGGAGCAGCAGTTGGGCAAGACGGCCATTGTCGTCGCGGTCGTCTGTGTCGTGGGCTGGGTGGTCAATACCATCAACGGCGCCGGCCTGATCGAGGCAGCACCCGGCATGTTGATCCTCTACGTGATGACGATGCTGGGTCTGCTGGTGGCTCGCATCATGCCCTTCTATCTGCCGGCCATCGCCTGGGTCTCTCTGGTCAGTATCCTGATGACACTGCCGTGGTTCCCGGGCAACGGTTGGATCACCGAGCAACTTTCCTTCGTCAACTTCCTTGCCATTGTCACACCAGTACTGGCCTATGCAGGCCTGGCGCTCAGCAAGCGCGAGTTCACGATGTTCCGCCAGGCAGGTTGGAAGCTGATCATCATCTCGCTGCTGGTCTTCACCGGCACCTACATCGGCTCTGCTGCCATCGCGCAGTGGCTGCTGTAAAGAGCAGCTGCTGTCACGACACCTCATGATGCGTAGAAGGTTCGCGCGGACTGATGCCTGAGTCACACGTTCTGCCGGCGTCGTCGGGCGCCGGTATCAACAGGATTTCACCATGCAACTACCTGAGATCATCGACGACGCCCTCCTGCGTAGCTGGCGTCATGAATTCCATCGCCATCCTGAAACCGCCTTTGAAGAGCACCGTACCTCAGCACGCGTCGCCGAGATACTGCGGGCGGCAGGTCTTGAGGTCACGACAGGGCTTGCAGAGACTGGCGTGATCGCCGTGCTGGATGGCAATCAGGGACCAGGCCGGACCATCGGACTGCGCGCTGACATGGATGCGTTGGATGTCACCGAATCCAACACGGTGGACCACTGCTCAAGCATCCCCGGCAAGATGCACGCCTGTGGCCACGATGGCCATACCACCATGTTGCTGGGCGCCGCGTGCCAGCTGGCGCGCCAACCAGATTTCGCGGGTCGCGTGGTATTCGTGTTCCAGCCCGCTGAAGAGAATGAAGGCGGTGGGCGCCGCATGGTAGAGGAGGGTCTCTTCGAGCAGTTCCCGATGGACGCCATCTATGGCCTGCACAACTGGCCGGGGCTGGCGTTGGGTGAGGCAGCGGTACATGAAGAGGCCGTCATGGCCGCCTTTGATGTCTTCACGCTGACCTTGAGTGGCCATGGCTGTCACGCCGCCATGCCTCATCTGGGCAAGGACACCATTCTGGCGGCCTGTCAGCTGGTCACGCAGCTGCAGGGCTTGGTCAGTCGCGAGACGCCTGCTCACAAGACGGCCATCTTGAGCGTAACCCAGTTCCACGCAGGCGATGCCTTCAATGTCATGCCTGAACATGTTGAGCTGCGTGGAACGCTGCGCTGCTTTGACCCGGAACTGCGCGCGTACCTCCAGCAGCGTTTCCAGCAAGCTGTCGAGGCGACCGCCAGCTTCCATGGCCTCAAGGTCAACTTCGATTACCAGCCCCGCTACCCCGCCACACTCAATGCGCCAGGCCATGCCGAACGCTGCGCCAGTGTACTGGAGCAACTGCCAGGGATGCGCAAGGTGCACCGTGATCTGCCGCCCTCCATGGCCTCAGAAGATTTCGCCTATCTGTTGCAGGAGTGCCCGGGGGCCTATATCTGGCTGGGCAATGGCGAAGACAGTGCATCACTGCACAACCCGCATTACGACTTCAATGACGCCGCGATCCCGCTGGGTGTGAGTTACTGGACATCACTTATCCGCCAGCTGCTCGCAGCAACCTGACCATGACGATGGTGCCCTGATGAGGCCCAGATGACTCCAATGAGAGAAACGCGGCATGAAGATTAGCGTAATCGGTTCGGGATCACTGGGAACTCATGTCACCGAGGCTCTCCAGAGAGCGAGCTTTGATGTGGTGACGCAAGACATTGCATGCGCGCTACCCGACCGCGATGTCTATCTGCTGGCGTTATCAACCTCGCAGCAGATACAGAAGGTATTATCAGGCCATGCGGGGCTGCTGCGCCTGGCCCCCGTAGGCAGTGTCATCATTGATATGTCGAGCGGTGATGTGAACATCAGCCGTGAGCTGGCCGTCCAGACACGTCTGGCCGGCCACTACTGGTTGGAAGCACCGGTCAGCCATAACCCCGCCGATAGTGCGGCGGGAGACCTGACGTTGTTGGTCGGCAGTGATGCCGCGACGCTAGAACGCATGGCACCCATGCTGGAGGCCATCTGCACACGCTTTCAGCATGTTGGCGATGCGGGCTGTGGTCACGCCGTCGTACTGGCCAATGACTACCTCCACGCTGCTCACCTCATCACGACGGCAGAGGCGGTCGCGATGACGTATCGCGCTGGCGTTGCTCCCGAGGCCTGCATCCAGGGCATCAATGTCGGCGCGGGGCGCAGTGTGGTCAGCGAGGTCAATTTCCCACGCTGGGTGCTCCCGGGGCGCTATGACTCTGAGTTCACGACAGGGACGATGCGGCGCGATTTGCGACTGGCACGTGGCTTTGTCGCCACACAGAATCTGCCAGAAGGGCTCATGAAGGCCGTCTTTGAACGCTGGCAACCGCCAGAGCAGTGCCCAGCGGATGACGATGACCTGAATCGTATCTGCGATCGCTGGCTCAGAGATGTGCCAACACCGCCCTCATCGACATCGCGCTGACCCTGCAGTCAAGCGTCAGGACAGCGGAAGGAGGTAATCCAACACTCAAGGTGACGCAGTAATTGCAAGCTGGCGCGCGGCATACGCCGTCCGACCCGCGTGATGATATGCGCGCGGGCCTCGCGGAAAGTGGAGTATTCCACGCCGCGCGCCACCAGCACTCCCTCACTCAATTCACGGGCTGCCGCAAAGGCCGGTAACAGCGTGATGCACAGATGCGAGCGCGCGGCCTGCTTGAGTACTTCCATCGAATTGGTCTGCACTACCGTCTGCGGACGCACACCGGCATCATTGAAGCCGTCATCCATCAACTGGCGCACCCCATGTCCCGGCCCCCATAGCGCCAAGGGATGAGCCGCGACCTCCTCCAGCGTCAAGGCATGGTGCCCCCCCGCCAGCGGATGCTCTGGTGACATCAGCGCTACCAACGGCTGAGGACTCGAATGCCAGAAGCGTAGCTGTGGATGCACTCGCTCGTGGTACATCAGGCCAATATCTGCCTCATCCTCGACGACCGAGTCGATGATGCACTGCATGCTGCCGGTATCGACCTTCAGCTTGATGCCCGGATATTGCTCACGAAAGGCACGTAGCGGTGTATTGATGAGGTCACCGACAAACCCTTCGCCAATGATGAGTCGAATCTCGCCCGTCTCAAGACGCTGATAAGCATCGAGCTGCTCGCCAAAGGCTTGATCCAGCTTCTCCCGCTGTTGGATATAATCCAGCAACATCTCACCCACGGGAGTGGGCTGAACGCCATCACGCGTGCGCTCAACGAGAGGTGCCGCGAGCGCCTCCTCAATCAGGCTGATCTGACGACTGACAGCCGAGGGTGCGATATCAAGACGCGCGGCGGCGCGACGAATCGAGCCGGCAGCGACGGTCACCTGGAAGTAGACCAGGCGCTGATGCGGAATATCCATGGGATAGGTCTTGTGAGTGGCCGCGCGGATTCGCGGAGAAATCGACGGGACATCGCGGCAGATGATAAAGGCACGACGAAGTGGAATGAAGATTATCAGATTCCAGCACTGATAAGGCGCTGTTCTGAAGACACGCGCTGAATGCGGTAGAATGAAGCTTTATCTTTCGACTGTTGTCTTCAAGACCGTGCTCTTCAACGTCATATTTCATTGGAACACGGCGTGCAGTCCCAACGACAAGGAGACCCACCATGCTGACACTTTCCAGCTCGGTGACACTGGCCGATTGGGAGATTGACCTGACCCAGATTCGTGCCCAGGGCAATGGCGGCCAGAACGTCAACAAGGTGGCATCTGCCGTCCACCTTCGCTTTGATGTGCAACGCTCTACCCTGCCGGCCTTTTATAAAGAACGCCTGATGCAGCTATCGGATCAGCGCATCAGCAAGGACGGTATCATCATTCTCAAGGCGCAGAGCCACCGCACCCTTGAGCACAACAAGGAAGATGCGCTGGCACGTCTGAAGGCGCTGATTCTGGAGGCCGTCAAGGTGAAGAAAGCGCGTCGTGCCACGCGCCCCAGTAAAGGGGCGAAGCGTCGACGTGTCGATAGCAAGACGCGCAAGGGCAAGATCAAGTCCATGCGCGGTAAAGTCGAGGATTGAAGCCTGTCACTCAACAGGACTTGGCTGCCTGGCCCCCGGGACTGCCTCACGCTCACCCTGTTTCTTTCAAGGATGAAACTCGATGAATCTTACTCGCAGCTCACTCGTGCTACCGGCATTTGTCGTTGGCGGTCTGCTGGCCGTAGGCCTGGTCTGGAGCGGCAGTTACCTCAAGGACGCCGCGCAGGTATGGGAATCCTCCAGCCGTG is part of the Cobetia sp. L2A1 genome and harbors:
- a CDS encoding GFA family protein, with translation MFLEGACHCRAVSFSFESPHQYPYQRCYCSICRKLNGGGGYAINISGEAESLQVEGDEHKGIYHPLIEGQPAIGERHFCRECGTSLWVFDSRWPVLVHLYASAIDTPLPRAPEHVHIMLDSKADWVTPDIHENDQCFAQYPEESISDWHGRLMLEED
- a CDS encoding DUF3100 domain-containing protein, with amino-acid sequence MPLNQLLDWRLHLLVVVLSLGAEFIGILKFPIGPGTLLLLPLFYAFIAAVLCNPHLFSGTKRFIPPVVSMAAGPVILLSIMPFIARFGSTIGPAIEQLISAGPALILQELGNLGTMLIAMPFAVIVLKMGREAIGATYSIAREPNIAIISDKYGLKGPEGVGVMGVYVVGTMFGTLWFALMAGYLTSLDIFDPRALAMACGVGSGSMVAACSGAIAGALPEMGEELLAFAGASNLLTYATGLYVSLFIALPVAERLFKFFSAKRGIAPDALAEEDAKVAKDAMVDERPEQQLGKTAIVVAVVCVVGWVVNTINGAGLIEAAPGMLILYVMTMLGLLVARIMPFYLPAIAWVSLVSILMTLPWFPGNGWITEQLSFVNFLAIVTPVLAYAGLALSKREFTMFRQAGWKLIIISLLVFTGTYIGSAAIAQWLL
- the arfB gene encoding alternative ribosome rescue aminoacyl-tRNA hydrolase ArfB, whose protein sequence is MLTLSSSVTLADWEIDLTQIRAQGNGGQNVNKVASAVHLRFDVQRSTLPAFYKERLMQLSDQRISKDGIIILKAQSHRTLEHNKEDALARLKALILEAVKVKKARRATRPSKGAKRRRVDSKTRKGKIKSMRGKVED
- a CDS encoding NAD(P)-dependent oxidoreductase; the encoded protein is MKISVIGSGSLGTHVTEALQRASFDVVTQDIACALPDRDVYLLALSTSQQIQKVLSGHAGLLRLAPVGSVIIDMSSGDVNISRELAVQTRLAGHYWLEAPVSHNPADSAAGDLTLLVGSDAATLERMAPMLEAICTRFQHVGDAGCGHAVVLANDYLHAAHLITTAEAVAMTYRAGVAPEACIQGINVGAGRSVVSEVNFPRWVLPGRYDSEFTTGTMRRDLRLARGFVATQNLPEGLMKAVFERWQPPEQCPADDDDLNRICDRWLRDVPTPPSSTSR
- a CDS encoding LysR family transcriptional regulator; its protein translation is MDIPHQRLVYFQVTVAAGSIRRAAARLDIAPSAVSRQISLIEEALAAPLVERTRDGVQPTPVGEMLLDYIQQREKLDQAFGEQLDAYQRLETGEIRLIIGEGFVGDLINTPLRAFREQYPGIKLKVDTGSMQCIIDSVVEDEADIGLMYHERVHPQLRFWHSSPQPLVALMSPEHPLAGGHHALTLEEVAAHPLALWGPGHGVRQLMDDGFNDAGVRPQTVVQTNSMEVLKQAARSHLCITLLPAFAAARELSEGVLVARGVEYSTFREARAHIITRVGRRMPRASLQLLRHLECWITSFRCPDA
- a CDS encoding M20 aminoacylase family protein, with the translated sequence MQLPEIIDDALLRSWRHEFHRHPETAFEEHRTSARVAEILRAAGLEVTTGLAETGVIAVLDGNQGPGRTIGLRADMDALDVTESNTVDHCSSIPGKMHACGHDGHTTMLLGAACQLARQPDFAGRVVFVFQPAEENEGGGRRMVEEGLFEQFPMDAIYGLHNWPGLALGEAAVHEEAVMAAFDVFTLTLSGHGCHAAMPHLGKDTILAACQLVTQLQGLVSRETPAHKTAILSVTQFHAGDAFNVMPEHVELRGTLRCFDPELRAYLQQRFQQAVEATASFHGLKVNFDYQPRYPATLNAPGHAERCASVLEQLPGMRKVHRDLPPSMASEDFAYLLQECPGAYIWLGNGEDSASLHNPHYDFNDAAIPLGVSYWTSLIRQLLAAT
- a CDS encoding AGE family epimerase/isomerase; the encoded protein is MATQQHAPQKPARQECQEAPTMPESFASRTFLDEHIRSIMAFYLPRAIDHQRGGYFQAYKDDGTVYAPAARHLVSSTRMIFNFAMEYLRTGDASCLYATHHGIRYLREVHLNPQTGGYLWSLDENGNADHANQCYGLAFVMLAYATAHRAGVEEARGWLEETHALMERHFWSETEGLYADEASADWQTVSDYRGQNANMHACEAMLAAFEATGDEHYLNRAMQLASNICQRQAAHADGLIWEHYDRDWNIDWDYNREDPKHLYRPWGFQPGHLTEWAKLLLMLKRHRNDDWLVPTAQRLFDTAMGLAWDSERGGLYYGFAPDGTICDDDKYFWVQAESLVAAALLYEATGDDSYVTWYNRLWQYAWAHLIDHRHGGWYRILDADNQRFDDLKSSPGAKCDYHSLGACHEVLRCQRILKP